Proteins co-encoded in one Aquincola tertiaricarbonis genomic window:
- a CDS encoding helix-turn-helix transcriptional regulator: protein MSRTTRLLDLIQLLRRHRRPVSGSAIAQELGISLRTLYRDIATLQGQGAAIDGAPGLGYVLREGFVLPPLMFSAEELEAVVLGMRWVAQRADSGLAAAARDALAKIGAVLPRALQAELEGSTLLVAGLQQAPGRAPGSAQAEAPAIDPALQDAHAATVRRSIRQQHKLVIDYRDGQRRSTQRTVWPFALGYFDRAQVVVAWCELRADIRHFRCDRIAQVQPLAQRYPQRREALLKAWREREGIAAP from the coding sequence ATGTCCCGCACCACCCGCCTGCTCGACCTCATCCAGCTGCTGCGCCGCCACCGGCGGCCGGTGAGCGGGTCTGCCATCGCGCAGGAGCTGGGCATCAGCCTGCGCACGCTGTACCGCGATATCGCCACCTTGCAGGGCCAGGGTGCGGCCATCGACGGGGCGCCGGGGCTGGGCTATGTGCTGCGCGAAGGCTTCGTGCTGCCACCGCTGATGTTCTCGGCCGAAGAGCTGGAGGCCGTGGTGCTGGGCATGCGCTGGGTGGCGCAGCGCGCCGACAGCGGCCTGGCCGCCGCTGCGCGCGACGCGCTGGCCAAGATCGGCGCGGTGCTGCCCCGCGCGCTGCAGGCCGAGCTGGAGGGCAGCACGCTGCTGGTGGCCGGGCTGCAGCAGGCGCCAGGGCGGGCGCCAGGCTCTGCGCAGGCCGAGGCGCCCGCCATCGACCCGGCCTTGCAGGACGCCCACGCTGCCACCGTGCGCCGGTCCATCCGCCAGCAGCACAAGCTGGTGATCGACTACCGCGACGGCCAGCGGCGCAGCACGCAGCGCACCGTGTGGCCGTTTGCGCTGGGCTACTTCGATCGTGCGCAGGTGGTGGTGGCCTGGTGCGAGCTGCGGGCCGACATCCGCCACTTCCGTTGCGACCGCATCGCACAGGTGCAGCCGCTGGCGCAGCGCTATCCGCAACGCCGCGAAGCGCTGCTGAAGGCCTGGCGAGAGCGTGAGGGCATCGCGGCGCCATGA
- a CDS encoding histidine phosphatase family protein — protein sequence MHLIFIRHGESTGNAGLPTDDLTRIALTDKGHEQAQRIAAEWTEAPTLIALSPYLRTHLTAQPTCERFPQVPVQVLPMEEFTYLEPSRWRGTTRDQRLPHIEAYWQRADPDHQDGPGAESYNTLLRRVRQTLARLQQLPPDALVYAFSHGQFMQALRLSLLFPHWTAREQMAHFWPFNARHPVLNGERMPVRWVQGRWSVDAVEAPSRRPARQQGPGAGHAQQ from the coding sequence ATGCACCTGATCTTCATCCGCCACGGCGAAAGCACCGGTAATGCCGGCCTGCCCACCGACGACCTCACCCGCATCGCACTCACCGACAAAGGCCATGAACAGGCCCAGCGAATCGCCGCCGAATGGACCGAAGCGCCCACGCTGATTGCGTTGTCGCCCTACCTGCGCACCCATCTGACGGCCCAGCCCACCTGCGAGCGCTTTCCGCAGGTGCCGGTGCAGGTGCTGCCGATGGAAGAGTTCACCTACCTGGAGCCCAGCCGCTGGCGCGGCACCACCCGCGACCAGCGCCTGCCGCACATCGAGGCCTACTGGCAACGCGCCGACCCCGACCACCAGGACGGCCCCGGCGCCGAGAGCTACAACACCCTGCTGCGGCGCGTGCGGCAGACCCTGGCCCGGCTGCAGCAGCTACCGCCCGATGCGCTGGTCTATGCCTTCAGCCACGGCCAGTTCATGCAGGCGCTGCGCCTGTCGCTGCTGTTCCCGCACTGGACGGCGCGGGAGCAGATGGCGCACTTCTGGCCCTTCAATGCGCGGCATCCGGTGCTCAATGGCGAGCGGATGCCGGTGCGGTGGGTGCAGGGGCGGTGGAGCGTCGATGCGGTGGAAGCGCCCTCACGCCGGCCGGCGCGCCAGCAGGGCCCAGGTGCCGGCCACGCACAACAGTGA
- a CDS encoding LysE family translocator, with protein sequence MTLHLWLAFVAASAVLLVIPGPTILAVISYSVAHGRKAQLPLIAAVALGDSTALALSLLGLGGLLAASAFWFTVVKWAGGLYLICLGVKLLRAGALPAQLATQAAPRVSTARLFFNTYAVTALNPKGLMFFMAFLPQFLVRGEPVAPQLWLLATTFVVLATLNATSYAMFAGAARRLLTSPRAQRRFNVAGGSLLCVAGTWALLARRPA encoded by the coding sequence ATGACCCTCCACCTCTGGCTCGCCTTCGTCGCCGCCTCGGCCGTGCTGCTGGTCATTCCCGGCCCGACGATCCTGGCTGTCATCAGCTACTCGGTGGCGCATGGCCGCAAGGCGCAGTTGCCGCTCATTGCAGCGGTCGCGCTGGGTGACAGCACGGCGCTGGCCTTGTCGCTGTTGGGCCTGGGGGGCCTGCTGGCGGCTTCGGCCTTCTGGTTCACGGTGGTCAAGTGGGCGGGTGGCCTGTACCTGATCTGCCTTGGCGTGAAGCTGCTGCGCGCGGGTGCCTTGCCCGCGCAGTTGGCCACGCAGGCTGCGCCGCGTGTGAGCACCGCGCGGCTGTTCTTCAACACCTATGCAGTGACGGCGCTCAACCCCAAGGGGCTGATGTTCTTCATGGCCTTCTTGCCGCAGTTCCTGGTGCGGGGTGAGCCGGTGGCGCCGCAGCTGTGGTTGCTGGCCACCACGTTCGTGGTGCTGGCCACGCTCAATGCCACCAGCTACGCGATGTTCGCCGGTGCCGCGCGCCGGCTGCTGACCTCGCCGCGCGCGCAGCGGCGCTTCAACGTGGCCGGCGGTTCACTGTTGTGCGTGGCCGGCACCTGGGCCCTGCTGGCGCGCCGGCCGGCGTGA
- a CDS encoding clostripain-related cysteine peptidase has translation MFAMHGKQQYRAVVSLLLCWCLTWVPVHASAAGTAPNTPVQRTILLYMIGSDLESEGGFGSGDLEEIMSAQDSPHVQIAIQTGGAQATGWNEVRRFQVRHQMLQERANLGKRNMGAQSELADFLEWGVTQFPAQEYILVFWSHGSGSVNLVGSGLSVIGPDEIFDDGLSVAEIEGALRRVKERAGKQFEIVGFDACLMGALELTKVLRPYAHYLLASQEVEPGGGWSYGAWLEKLRLKPQLSSQELGRQIIDTFFESHQAESSDEPLTLSLIDLEKVEPVLAATQQWAQASKTLLSRSPNAAAAWALSRARDESENYGRGGRFDYGMVDLRDFVDHGSNRLKAVFPASAQQPDIAAALGELRSAQQAVAKSVQSAVVWQRSSQQRPRASGLSAFVPNSFHILNAENAKIVQQQVQALTVGQPWKDLLTTYARQLKANDQRPQIAEVRQAGTAMFEAQIGGNPDQAQLFFFALTSVTPDGERVILSNAQIDEEEEINASRIRFDLAARGVTMLEGMPVFSQVIDEQDDGYVIGIPAIVNEREGEIWVKFSQLGQTNAYRVIGFLRDDSSPRAKPKALAKGDRLQLLHPVLPKQAQGELEYQPVLPAITLKSAHPAIQTAMPPKGQYQAGFYFFDAEDQLVPGRNLVGYRVP, from the coding sequence ATGTTCGCTATGCACGGCAAGCAGCAGTACCGCGCCGTCGTCTCGCTGCTGTTGTGCTGGTGCCTGACCTGGGTGCCCGTGCATGCGTCGGCGGCGGGGACGGCTCCCAACACCCCGGTCCAACGGACCATCCTGCTCTACATGATCGGCTCCGATCTGGAGAGCGAGGGCGGCTTCGGCAGTGGTGATCTCGAAGAGATCATGAGTGCCCAGGACAGCCCCCATGTGCAGATCGCCATTCAGACCGGCGGCGCCCAGGCCACGGGCTGGAACGAGGTGCGTCGCTTTCAGGTGCGCCACCAGATGCTGCAGGAGCGGGCCAACCTGGGCAAGCGCAACATGGGCGCGCAATCGGAGCTGGCCGACTTCCTCGAGTGGGGGGTCACCCAGTTCCCGGCGCAGGAATACATCCTCGTGTTCTGGAGCCACGGCTCCGGCTCGGTCAACCTGGTGGGTTCCGGCCTGAGCGTGATCGGCCCGGACGAGATCTTCGACGACGGCCTGTCGGTGGCCGAGATCGAAGGCGCCCTGCGCCGCGTCAAGGAGCGCGCCGGCAAGCAGTTCGAGATCGTGGGCTTCGACGCCTGCCTGATGGGCGCGCTGGAACTGACCAAGGTCTTGCGCCCGTATGCGCACTACCTGCTGGCCTCACAAGAGGTGGAGCCGGGCGGCGGCTGGAGCTACGGGGCCTGGCTGGAAAAGCTCAGGCTCAAGCCCCAGTTGAGCAGCCAGGAACTCGGCCGGCAGATCATCGACACCTTCTTTGAAAGCCATCAGGCCGAGTCCAGCGATGAGCCGCTCACGCTGTCGCTGATCGACCTGGAGAAGGTCGAACCGGTGCTGGCCGCCACCCAGCAATGGGCCCAGGCCAGCAAGACCCTGCTGTCGCGGTCGCCCAATGCGGCGGCGGCCTGGGCCTTGTCCCGTGCGCGCGACGAAAGCGAAAACTACGGTCGCGGTGGCCGCTTCGACTACGGCATGGTGGACCTGCGCGATTTTGTGGACCATGGCAGCAACCGGCTGAAGGCGGTCTTCCCGGCTTCCGCCCAGCAGCCGGACATCGCGGCTGCGCTGGGTGAGCTGCGCTCGGCCCAGCAAGCGGTGGCCAAGTCGGTGCAATCGGCGGTGGTGTGGCAACGCAGCAGCCAGCAGCGCCCGCGGGCCAGCGGCCTGAGCGCCTTCGTGCCGAACAGCTTCCACATCCTGAACGCCGAGAATGCCAAGATCGTGCAGCAACAGGTGCAGGCCTTGACGGTGGGCCAACCCTGGAAAGACCTGCTGACCACCTACGCCCGCCAACTGAAGGCGAACGACCAGCGTCCGCAGATTGCCGAGGTGCGGCAAGCCGGCACCGCCATGTTCGAGGCCCAGATCGGCGGCAACCCCGATCAGGCCCAGCTGTTCTTCTTTGCGCTGACCAGCGTCACCCCCGACGGCGAGCGGGTGATCCTGAGCAATGCGCAGATCGATGAAGAGGAAGAGATCAACGCGTCGCGCATCCGCTTCGACCTGGCGGCCAGAGGCGTCACGATGCTGGAGGGCATGCCGGTGTTCTCGCAGGTGATCGATGAGCAGGACGACGGCTACGTCATCGGCATTCCGGCCATCGTCAACGAGCGCGAAGGCGAGATCTGGGTCAAGTTCTCGCAGCTGGGCCAGACCAACGCCTACCGCGTGATCGGCTTCCTGCGCGACGACAGCTCGCCACGGGCCAAGCCCAAGGCGCTGGCCAAGGGCGACCGGCTGCAACTGCTGCACCCCGTGCTGCCCAAGCAGGCCCAAGGCGAGCTGGAATACCAGCCCGTGCTGCCGGCCATCACGCTCAAGTCGGCCCACCCCGCCATCCAGACCGCGATGCCGCCCAAGGGCCAGTACCAGGCCGGCTTCTATTTCTTCGACGCGGAGGATCAACTGGTGCCGGGGCGGAACCTGGTGGGGTATCGGGTGCCTTGA
- a CDS encoding type II toxin-antitoxin system HipA family toxin: MRLDDLYLWYMGDPHTPRYVGALKLVAAGKGVSLHYGPAWLSDGFPLSEDLPLVNTEFLPPGRLAADAQRAVGAVDDARPDRWGEKVIRFVDKPKRLSLMEYLYYAGDDRFGALGVSTSPDIYSPRDASPLPRLDQVQQLSEVVAKIEAQEPISALEARIIAGGGSPLGGAKPKALIDVDGEQWVIKFFNNEPVDTPLIEHATMTLAQRAGITVAQTQVIRLAYSNALAVRRFDRDGGRRIHTISAGTAIRAATASGAEPEMGYPELARILRRVGMTQDGMNERDARELFRRMVFNILVDNTDDHEKNHALLVAQPFANGRLRLAPAYDVLPTNSGQGYQEFICGDSGRDSTLANAMSQCEAFGLLPAEAATEVTAVIEVVNTWQAHFERVGVSAKDIQSLAERIDGQALLNQREGFDAATYQPPPGKRKRASPFRRS; this comes from the coding sequence ATGCGCCTGGACGACCTGTACCTCTGGTATATGGGCGACCCGCACACGCCACGCTACGTCGGCGCGCTGAAGCTCGTGGCGGCCGGCAAGGGCGTGTCGCTGCACTACGGCCCGGCCTGGCTGAGCGACGGATTTCCCCTGAGTGAGGACCTGCCTCTCGTCAACACCGAGTTTCTGCCCCCGGGCAGGCTGGCGGCCGATGCGCAACGTGCGGTCGGCGCCGTGGATGACGCGCGGCCTGACCGCTGGGGCGAAAAGGTCATCCGCTTCGTCGACAAGCCTAAACGCCTGTCGCTGATGGAGTACCTGTACTACGCAGGCGACGACCGATTCGGGGCGCTCGGCGTGTCGACTTCGCCTGACATCTACAGCCCGCGCGATGCAAGCCCGTTGCCGCGGCTCGACCAGGTCCAGCAGCTCAGCGAGGTGGTGGCGAAGATTGAAGCTCAGGAGCCCATCAGCGCATTGGAAGCCCGCATCATCGCGGGCGGCGGCAGTCCGCTCGGCGGCGCCAAGCCCAAGGCGCTCATCGACGTCGACGGCGAGCAGTGGGTCATCAAGTTCTTCAACAACGAACCGGTCGACACGCCACTGATCGAGCACGCGACGATGACGCTGGCGCAACGCGCGGGCATCACCGTGGCCCAGACCCAGGTCATCCGGCTGGCATACTCGAACGCCCTTGCCGTCAGGCGCTTTGACCGGGACGGCGGTCGGCGCATCCACACCATCTCGGCGGGCACCGCCATCCGCGCGGCCACGGCGTCCGGCGCTGAGCCAGAGATGGGCTATCCGGAACTGGCGCGCATCCTGCGTCGGGTCGGCATGACGCAAGACGGCATGAACGAGCGCGATGCCCGCGAACTGTTTCGCCGCATGGTGTTCAACATCCTGGTCGACAACACGGACGACCATGAGAAGAACCATGCGTTGCTGGTGGCGCAACCGTTCGCCAACGGCCGATTGCGGCTAGCGCCGGCCTATGACGTGCTGCCGACGAACTCGGGGCAGGGATACCAGGAGTTCATTTGTGGTGACAGTGGCCGCGACTCGACGCTGGCCAATGCGATGTCTCAGTGCGAGGCGTTCGGCCTGCTTCCGGCTGAGGCGGCCACCGAGGTCACGGCGGTCATCGAGGTGGTCAATACCTGGCAGGCGCACTTCGAGCGGGTGGGTGTGAGCGCGAAGGACATCCAGAGCCTGGCCGAGCGCATCGATGGCCAGGCGCTGCTGAACCAGCGCGAAGGCTTCGACGCTGCCACGTACCAGCCGCCGCCAGGCAAGAGAAAGCGCGCCAGCCCGTTCCGGCGCTCGTGA
- a CDS encoding XRE family transcriptional regulator gives MPKTARALLRLPPATAGAIEKLGADLAVARLRRKESLRSWAQRLGVTVSTLQRLEAGDPSVSIGIVASALWLIQRDGELRHLAAPEHDQGAIEKDVRAAVELGRARSQAAEQARLRAAKKADEAKG, from the coding sequence ATGCCAAAAACCGCTCGGGCGCTCCTTCGCCTTCCGCCGGCCACCGCTGGCGCGATTGAAAAGCTGGGCGCCGACCTGGCCGTGGCCAGGCTGCGCCGCAAGGAGTCGCTGCGGTCCTGGGCCCAGCGACTGGGCGTGACCGTGTCCACGCTGCAGCGACTGGAGGCCGGAGACCCGTCGGTCAGCATCGGCATCGTCGCAAGCGCGTTGTGGCTCATTCAGCGCGACGGCGAGTTGAGGCATCTGGCCGCGCCCGAGCACGACCAGGGCGCCATTGAAAAGGACGTGCGCGCCGCAGTCGAACTGGGTCGCGCACGCTCGCAGGCCGCCGAGCAGGCACGACTGCGCGCGGCCAAGAAGGCCGACGAGGCCAAGGGTTGA
- the glmS gene encoding glutamine--fructose-6-phosphate transaminase (isomerizing), with protein MCGIVGAVSTRNIVPILVEGLRRLEYRGYDSCGLAVHQDGQLRRARSTARVAELQAQVDQDAISAGTGIAHTRWATHGAPAVHNAHPHFSGNRVALVHNGIIENHDELRAELIAKGFAFTSQTDTEVIAHLVNHLYDGDLFETVQQAVKRLRGAYAIAVFCRDEPHRVVGAREGSPLVLGRGEGENFLASDAMALAGVTDQIVYLEEGDVVDVQLNKVWINGRQADGSVRPVEREVRTVHAHTGAAELGPYRHYMQKEIFEQPKAIADTLEAVAGVSPELFGDGAHGIFKQVDQVLVLACGTSYYAGLVARQWIESLAGLPTTVEIASEYRYRDSVPNPRTLVVTITQSGETADTLAALKHARSLGMPHTLTVCNVPTSAMVRECKLAFITRAGAEIGVASTKAFTTQLVGLFLLALALGQVRGKLTDEQEARHLKDLRHLPAAIQSVLALEPQVIAWSDEFARKENALFLGRGLHYPVALEGALKLKEISYIHAEAYPAGELKHGPLALVTAAMPVVTVAPNDQLLEKLKSNLQEVRARGGELFVFADADTHIQRDTGMHVIRMPEHYGWLSPILHTVPLQLLAYHTACARGTDVDKPRNLAKSVTVE; from the coding sequence ATGTGTGGCATCGTCGGCGCCGTCAGCACCCGCAACATCGTCCCCATCCTCGTCGAGGGGCTGCGGCGTCTGGAATATCGCGGCTATGACTCCTGCGGCCTGGCGGTGCATCAAGACGGGCAACTGCGGCGCGCCCGCAGCACCGCCCGCGTGGCCGAGCTGCAGGCCCAGGTCGACCAGGACGCCATCAGCGCCGGCACCGGCATCGCCCACACCCGCTGGGCCACCCACGGCGCGCCGGCGGTGCACAACGCGCACCCGCACTTCTCGGGCAACCGCGTGGCCCTGGTGCACAACGGCATCATCGAGAACCACGACGAGCTGCGCGCCGAGCTCATCGCCAAGGGCTTCGCGTTCACCAGCCAGACCGACACCGAGGTCATCGCCCACCTGGTGAACCACCTGTACGACGGCGACCTGTTCGAGACGGTGCAGCAGGCCGTCAAGCGCCTGCGTGGCGCCTACGCCATTGCCGTGTTCTGCCGCGACGAGCCGCACCGCGTGGTGGGCGCGCGTGAAGGCTCGCCGCTGGTGCTGGGCCGGGGCGAAGGCGAGAACTTCCTGGCCAGCGACGCGATGGCGCTGGCCGGCGTGACCGACCAGATCGTGTACCTGGAAGAGGGCGACGTGGTGGACGTGCAGCTCAACAAGGTGTGGATCAACGGCCGCCAGGCCGACGGCAGCGTGCGCCCGGTGGAGCGCGAGGTGCGCACCGTGCATGCCCACACCGGCGCGGCCGAGCTGGGCCCGTACCGCCACTACATGCAGAAGGAAATCTTCGAGCAGCCCAAGGCGATTGCCGACACGCTGGAAGCGGTGGCCGGCGTGTCGCCCGAGCTGTTCGGCGACGGCGCGCACGGCATCTTCAAGCAGGTGGACCAGGTGCTGGTGCTGGCCTGCGGCACCAGCTACTACGCCGGCCTGGTGGCGCGGCAGTGGATCGAGTCGCTGGCCGGCCTGCCCACCACGGTGGAGATCGCCAGCGAGTACCGCTACCGCGACAGCGTGCCCAACCCGCGCACGCTGGTCGTCACCATCACGCAAAGCGGTGAAACCGCCGACACGCTGGCCGCGCTCAAGCACGCCCGCTCACTGGGCATGCCGCACACGCTGACCGTGTGCAACGTGCCCACCAGCGCCATGGTGCGCGAGTGCAAGCTGGCCTTCATCACCCGCGCCGGGGCCGAGATCGGCGTGGCCTCGACCAAGGCCTTCACCACGCAGCTGGTGGGCCTGTTCCTGCTGGCGCTGGCCCTGGGCCAGGTGCGCGGCAAGCTGACGGACGAACAGGAAGCCCGCCACCTCAAGGACCTGCGCCACCTGCCGGCGGCCATCCAGTCGGTGCTGGCGCTGGAGCCGCAGGTCATCGCCTGGAGCGACGAATTCGCCCGCAAGGAAAACGCGCTGTTCCTGGGCCGCGGCCTGCACTACCCGGTGGCGCTGGAAGGCGCGCTCAAGCTCAAGGAAATCAGCTACATCCATGCCGAGGCCTACCCCGCCGGCGAACTGAAGCACGGCCCGCTGGCCCTGGTGACCGCCGCGATGCCGGTGGTGACGGTGGCGCCCAACGACCAGTTGCTGGAAAAGCTCAAGAGCAACCTGCAGGAAGTGCGCGCCCGCGGCGGCGAACTCTTCGTCTTCGCCGACGCCGACACCCACATCCAGCGCGACACCGGCATGCACGTCATCCGCATGCCCGAGCACTACGGCTGGCTGTCGCCCATCCTGCACACCGTGCCGCTGCAGCTGCTGGCGTACCACACCGCCTGCGCGCGGGGCACGGACGTGGACAAGCCGCGGAACCTGGCGAAGAGTGTGACGGTGGAGTGA
- a CDS encoding Lrp/AsnC family transcriptional regulator has protein sequence MTDLDDTDRRLLALLQDDAARSNQDLAAAAHVSPATCLRRVKRLVDEGYVLRRVALLAPDKLGPQLTAVVEVTLDRQGAEHLLAFQQRAVADAGVQQCYRVSAGPDFVLIVGVADMAAYNQLVERLFTQDANVRNVKSFFSVERAKFSTAIPV, from the coding sequence ATGACAGACCTCGACGACACCGACCGCCGCCTGCTGGCCCTGCTGCAGGACGATGCGGCCCGCAGCAACCAGGACCTGGCCGCCGCCGCCCATGTGTCGCCGGCCACCTGCCTGCGGCGGGTCAAGCGGCTGGTGGACGAGGGTTACGTGCTGCGGCGCGTGGCGCTGCTGGCGCCCGACAAGCTGGGCCCGCAGCTCACCGCGGTGGTGGAAGTGACGCTGGACCGCCAGGGCGCGGAGCACCTGCTGGCCTTCCAGCAGCGCGCGGTGGCCGATGCCGGCGTGCAGCAGTGCTACCGCGTGTCGGCCGGACCCGACTTCGTGCTCATCGTCGGCGTGGCCGACATGGCGGCCTACAACCAGTTGGTGGAGCGCCTGTTCACGCAGGACGCCAACGTGCGCAACGTCAAGAGCTTCTTCAGCGTGGAGCGGGCGAAATTCTCCACCGCCATACCGGTCTAG
- a CDS encoding class I SAM-dependent rRNA methyltransferase, with product MKKIKLREGRDRSLLRRHPWVFAGSVASGKADAGETVRVESAEGRFLAWAAYSPESTIRLRAWSFDEQERIDRAFFERRLRTAIALRERLPIASDGKRLVHGEADGLPGLVVDQYGSTLSAQFLATGVERWKPVIAELLLQITGATRLYERSDASVRELEGLPHASGWLRRAPQAEADDHSALVIHEHDWRLNLDVALGHKTGFYLDQRDNRARFAELVSHFGVQRVLNCYCYTGGFTVAALKGGATQVTSVDSSGPALELARANVRLNGLDDSGCQFVDADVNKYLRELKAAGQRFDAIVLDPPKFAPNAAAAERAARAYKDINRLALELLAPGGLLFTFSCSGGISADLFHKIVAGAGMDAGVNGLLLDRLSGACDHPTTIEFPEGEYLKGLVILKS from the coding sequence ATGAAGAAGATCAAGCTGCGCGAAGGCCGCGACCGCTCGCTGCTGCGGCGCCATCCCTGGGTGTTTGCCGGCAGCGTGGCCAGCGGCAAGGCCGATGCGGGTGAAACCGTGCGGGTGGAAAGCGCCGAAGGCCGCTTTCTGGCCTGGGCCGCCTACAGCCCTGAATCCACCATCCGCCTGCGGGCCTGGAGCTTCGACGAGCAGGAGCGCATCGACCGCGCCTTCTTCGAGCGCCGGCTGCGCACCGCCATCGCGCTGCGTGAGCGGCTGCCGATTGCCAGCGACGGCAAGCGGCTGGTGCACGGCGAGGCCGACGGCCTGCCCGGCCTGGTGGTGGACCAATACGGCAGCACGCTCAGCGCGCAGTTCCTGGCCACCGGCGTGGAACGCTGGAAGCCGGTGATCGCCGAGCTGCTGCTGCAGATCACCGGTGCCACGCGGCTGTACGAACGGTCGGACGCCAGCGTGCGCGAGCTGGAAGGCTTGCCCCACGCCAGCGGCTGGCTGCGCCGCGCCCCGCAGGCCGAGGCGGACGACCACAGCGCCCTGGTGATCCATGAGCACGACTGGCGCTTGAACCTGGACGTGGCCCTGGGCCACAAGACCGGCTTCTACCTCGACCAGCGCGACAACCGCGCCCGCTTTGCCGAGCTGGTGTCGCACTTCGGCGTGCAGCGGGTGCTCAACTGCTACTGCTACACCGGGGGCTTCACCGTGGCGGCGCTCAAGGGCGGGGCCACGCAGGTCACCAGCGTCGATTCCTCCGGCCCGGCGCTGGAGCTGGCGCGCGCGAACGTGCGGCTCAATGGCCTGGACGACAGCGGCTGCCAGTTCGTCGATGCCGACGTCAACAAATACCTGCGCGAGCTGAAGGCCGCTGGCCAGCGCTTCGACGCCATCGTGCTCGACCCGCCGAAGTTCGCACCCAACGCCGCCGCCGCCGAGCGCGCGGCCCGGGCCTACAAGGACATCAACCGCCTGGCGCTGGAGCTGCTGGCGCCGGGTGGCCTGCTGTTCACCTTCTCGTGTTCAGGCGGCATCAGCGCCGACCTGTTCCACAAGATCGTGGCCGGCGCCGGCATGGACGCGGGCGTCAACGGCTTGCTGCTGGACCGCCTCTCGGGCGCCTGCGACCACCCGACCACCATCGAGTTTCCGGAGGGTGAGTACCTGAAGGGGCTGGTGATCCTCAAAAGCTAG
- a CDS encoding tyrosine recombinase XerC: MTAAAEPAAELQALPEELQAWLQHLQVERRLAPRTLTLYTEALRRLVRAAQAHPVPLLQVQSHHVRRWAAQLHGQGLAPRSIAIVLAAWRGLYRWWGDNRKISSNPVEGVRAPKAGRPLPKALSVDHAVALAEHEPTTDDPALRARDHCIVELLYGCGLRVGELVALDVAGSAEAVGWIDREPGGEATAHVLGKGSKRRSVPVGSAARKALDDWLAVRGQMAKAGEPALLVGRRGGRITDGQVRARLKALALQAGLPVHVHPHMLRHSFASHLLQSSGDLRAVQELLGHASIATTQVYTRLDFQHLAKVYDAAHPRARKRGA, from the coding sequence ATGACCGCTGCGGCCGAGCCTGCCGCCGAGCTTCAGGCCCTCCCTGAAGAGCTGCAGGCCTGGCTGCAGCACCTGCAGGTGGAGCGGCGCCTGGCGCCGCGCACCCTCACGCTCTATACCGAGGCGCTGCGCCGCCTGGTGCGCGCCGCGCAGGCCCACCCGGTGCCGCTGCTGCAGGTGCAAAGCCACCATGTGCGGCGCTGGGCCGCGCAACTGCATGGCCAGGGCCTGGCGCCGCGCAGCATTGCCATCGTGCTGGCGGCCTGGCGGGGGCTGTACCGCTGGTGGGGCGACAACCGCAAGATCAGCAGCAACCCGGTGGAGGGTGTGCGTGCGCCCAAGGCCGGCCGGCCGCTGCCCAAGGCCTTGTCGGTGGACCATGCGGTGGCGCTGGCCGAGCATGAGCCCACCACCGACGACCCGGCGCTGCGCGCCCGCGACCATTGCATCGTCGAGCTGCTGTACGGCTGCGGGCTGCGCGTGGGTGAGCTGGTGGCGCTGGACGTGGCCGGCAGTGCCGAGGCGGTGGGCTGGATCGACCGCGAGCCGGGCGGCGAAGCCACCGCCCATGTGCTGGGCAAGGGCAGCAAGCGGCGCAGCGTGCCGGTGGGCAGTGCGGCCCGCAAAGCGCTGGACGACTGGCTGGCCGTGCGCGGCCAGATGGCCAAGGCGGGCGAGCCGGCGCTGCTGGTGGGCCGGCGCGGCGGCCGCATCACCGATGGCCAGGTGCGGGCGCGGCTAAAGGCGCTGGCCTTGCAGGCCGGGCTGCCGGTGCACGTGCATCCGCACATGCTGCGGCACAGCTTTGCGTCGCACCTGCTGCAGTCCAGCGGCGACCTGCGTGCGGTGCAGGAGCTGCTGGGCCATGCCAGCATTGCGACCACACAGGTTTACACGCGGCTTGATTTCCAGCATCTGGCCAAGGTCTACGATGCCGCCCATCCCCGCGCACGCAAGCGCGGTGCTTGA